The genome window tttaaaaactcggccaccagtgttaaagcatgttcacgatctaaacatacatatctagattattttaagaataataccttatgtgctgacctgattgtaggaaaaagaagcaagaaatttatttatataagaaacaaacatatttgatcttagtattttaaaccaccgaaacttaaccattatataaacatgaggtagtttgctaacataatgaatatgttgcccagctcttgccaagtggaggccacctcttgtaagagccacattattatattttttttaactgatacgctttaattaaggtttttatcaactaggctaattgtttaaaaacatatataaaatgcaaaacgatcatgacctaaagataaacttttaatatataatttacctccatcgattagaatatcaataggttgcaagcctggataattaataataacactttgcaaacatctctaatttgataaaatcaagtccgtacatttaaacagataaattaattagtgccaaacaactcaattaatgtacatcaaaattaatccacagtttgcaaataaatgcccctaatgttattgtaagtcgataataggtgtcattaacacctcgttgtaggtatacctcctctataaaatcaatttaccgaaacctccacggcttttactatataaatcaatttaccgaacttgtcatttaccgaaacctccataacccgaTTGTCTAGAGTCTTAAACGGACTGGTTATTGGATTTCATCAAAATAAGACTTGAAGCTTTTATATttaagcttttatttatttattttttattttagttaacCTCATGAATCTTGTCTGCAACCATTGTTGCCAACCTAggtaaagaaacttcagcgtacagtttatatagtaatagtattgacatacctgtacactgaggccaaccccgtatcgaaagtcaaccagaatcgtaacatatttatgtcacgctataaatcaaagaaagctcattttcttggatacatttctacatatattggtgaatgaatataaattactgcatcggggaatattttaaggttcgtatgtttcaaatgcattttacaatagatgaaaataacgctcatcagtctgaaatttacaattttgacgccattgtcgctttttcacgtgacgagttttcatttggatactttcggatcgaccttgacattttttgctgaaattgtaaacataactTTCGTTTTCTttaatctattatttgtgattaacaacttacgtctggtggattataagactgatttcagtgtgaatcaggtagttttaaatataatttacttagagtttgtatttacactacaattggtttacaaaacaagccagaataatctaaaataccaggaaatgtcattctgaatttgaaaacacttgagcacaatggtatgttactaaaaattgaaataacgtaatatgaccgtgaaatctcgggagattcgcatttcaagaaagtctgtcacattgctgtttttctcgatatgtaagagcagaattgataaattttaaatgtttatgatgaattttgtgaaagaatatatcagttaaatgtgaaaaatttcaatctttccgatcaagtggttgatttgggccaatatctgcatttaaaagctgttttggaccggtctttgttaactgtccacTTTTCctgaatttctggttgactttcctaatggggttggtccataactataaagtcgcgcctgtcaaaaatcataaaaagcgacatttaaagttatggtagccagaactatttTGTCAACCACGACTAGGGACTCAGTAaaatgtcagtgattttttttgctccaAATTACcaccgattttcggctgcttcccaattgcaaaattccatttttttcccaaaaaatcttaccaaaatttcgcaaaaaaagcccaatttccccaaaaaataaaaatataattatttttttttttaagaaagaagtctcttatgactaacttatgatttcttaactctagatctcaactttattttttaaacatcctacaaaaaaaataactttaaatttagtcctttttgtcataaataattcccaaatttgccactttaattgattaaaaaaaatcccaatttgaccagactccttttccccaaatggctagaaaaccctcTGAACATGctcttaaaaacaatattaattctgttacttataataatatttataatgcttaatttttcccaatttcatggtttattgcactatttttcccaatttcacggtttatcgtgctaattttcccaattcaaatggcacaggctgtaacaaataaaagcaaaaaaaaatcactgaatgtACGTTTACATTCTATGACCAAATCAATTTCACTTGCCTAGTTGTACTTTGCAAATAAATGCACTCAGAGTTTGCAACTGTGTGTCAATTTTCACCAATTAATATCTAGTCGCAGCACAGGGACACTGCATTAGCTGTCCCCCACTCTGTCCCCAGTTGCTACATGTACTCTCttcacaaaacaacaaaattgttcatttgttaaacataataacaaaacaaaaaaagtgagttgaaaataattaaaaaaatgttacttatacataagaaaacaaaatattttttctactaatgtttttgttttgttattgtgctTAACAAATGGACAGTTTTGAGGGTTTTGGGAGGGGGTAGCAGCTAATGACAAGTGCCTATGGTCGGAAAAGTCAGTTTTACTACCATTAACCAGTCAGCCTATAAGATTGAAAAAGCACATTATCAAGCAATCATCTAATATGGTTAATAATTGTAAAGGTGGTCACACTTCAGGAGACATGCTCGAAATGTTTTAACACCAGCATTGTTTAATAAATTGTCTGAGTTTTGAAAAAGGCAATGTAGTTTATTGTCACATACCGGTATgtataacataataataaaatgaaaattacgtCTAGAATAATTGAATAGAAAGCATAAATTCAACTTGCTAAATAGCAGTGTTGGTCGGGTTATTGGAAACAAACAACTATTTTTAACACcttttacatttttgtatttcaACTTTGTTTGGAAATGCATGTAGGATATTGTGTTCAGGGTAAACACTACTTTATGTAAAGAACGACTTTGTATACAATGATAAACAGCAATttaagttaaacttttgttttgtaGATTTCCTTACCTTCCTCAAGATGGGAAAAGTTGCTCAGGACAAACAGAAACCTCTCACAAATAGTAAAGCACAAAGACTAACAAGAGGTATATCATTGAGTGACACTTGTCTGCTCCCACATACTGTGGTTATAAAGCATTGCACATGTCCATCCATATTTATGTCTTGAAGCTTGTGATTTTCAATCCTATTTAACAGCTGCATAGATTGGGCTTAAAGGTTCACACTTTGATTATCATTAATGCATAGATAATTGTTAGGAAAGGAATTTTGGTTGTGACCAGTTTTTGCTGAGTTATAGCCCTTGTTCTGTTGTTCCAATAGATAGATTGTGTTTCAATCCTTCTGAAATGGCTGGATAGATATTTCtctaatttttaaaactgaatcaCCTTGATATGTAGATAGTACTTGTAGAGGAAATCATTTTTGCTGGTACTACAGTAGTTTGGGCAGAAATTAAGCTGTTTTTCAGTTTTTCAACTTAAGAAAATATAAGCCCCAAAATTTTAAGATTTCGATCAAACTATCATAGCTGAATGATATGATTGTGTAGATGAATGTTATGAAAGGAATCCTGCGAGCAATTGTGGCTGAACTATGGCCCTCATTTGGTTTTCGATTGAAAAAAGTCCTCAATATATTTTGCACTGAGCTCATTTTAAATTGCTTGCTTGATATTGTTTAAACAGTTGAATAACCTAAATTATATCACATAGTATAGTGCCctctttatttttatgcccccggtagggtggcatatagcagttgaaatgtccgtcagtgtgtcagtcagtatgtcagtctgtccgtccgtccgaaaactttaatggccataactttttcaatattgaagatagcaactggatatttggcatgcatgtgtatctcacggagctacacattttgagtggtgaaaggtgaaggtcaaggtcatccttcaaggtcaaatgtctaatatatggcgtctgtccgtctgtccaaaaactttaacattggccataactttttcactatcgaagatagcaacttgatatttggcatgcatgtgtatctcatggagctgaacattttgagtgatgaaaggtgaaggtcaaggtcatccttcaaggtcaaatgtcaaatatatggcgtctgtccgtcgaaaactttaacattggccataactttttcaaaattgaagatagcaacttgatatttggcatgcatgtgtatctcatgaagctgcacattttgagtggtgtaagttcaaggtcaaggtcatccttcaaggtcaaaggttaaaagaaaaagttaaattcaaaggggcgttctcatgaagctgcaaattttgagtggtggaagttcaaggtcaaggtcatcctttaaggtcaaaggtcaatttttttttttttattccaaagtgacgcaatagggggcattgtgtttctgacgaacacatctcttgttttccaGGGATTTATATATAGTGGATTTAAGTCCTAACATGTATAGTGGGGAAATCATTGTTTCTTACACATGTCTATTCTTAATTAAGAAGCAAATATAACAGCATTTCCAAATGGCTAGTAAAGTGACATGTTAAACTTGTTGTCACCAGCTTTTCAAAGActtatttatgaacaaaaaagaactaatttttcaatgtttatttgaacaaatgttaatTATGATTGTGACTGCTGATAATATTTTCTTTCAGCCCGTATAGCTGCAAGCAATGTGCCAGTCAAATCACAGGAGATTGCCAAAACAATCAAAACAGACACCAAGCCATCCAAGACAAAAATGAAACAAGTAAATCATGCACATTCCAAAAAATCACCCAATGCTTCCTTAGTGACTAAGTCTGAAAACAATGACATTGGTATTAAAGATGACATTGCTGTGAGTGTTGTTagtaagaaaacaaaatattccaATACAACAGTTGAGAGCTCAGACGATTCTAACGGACCGCCAGCCAAAAAGCCCAAATATCAGTATGTGGATGCTGTGGAAAAACTAGAGAACAGTACCAGTGCTTTTGTTCCAAAGAAACTTGTGCTTGTTGTTGGAAATTTACCAGAAGAGGTTACTAAAGAACAATTGATGGAGCATTTCAAAAGAACAGGTGATCCAGAAGTCTTTAACTACAGTAATAGATTGGGTATTATACACGTTCATGTATGATGCACGGCTTACTCTTTTTAGTGAAAAAATATTGATTATTTGGTAGTCATTACGGATGAATCAAACCTTAACTCAAATTTATTAATAAACTCTTCAATTAAATGGCAGTATATATAGTTGCATTTGTCCTTCGATGGGTAGGCCAATTGGTTGAAAGGCTTGTTGGTAAACCATTAATTTTCTTGCGAAATGTAGAGAATGGTTTGatgtttatgtaaacaatacTGCATATTAAGCTATGAAAGTTTCAATACAGTAAAAACAAACTGTAACGAgaacatttaaacatgaaaaatggggggaaaaatatattttttcaaatgttgCCAACCATTGGGATTAAAATTGAAATTGGGAGGCCACATATTTGAAAAGGTTGGAGCATAAATATGGAACCCCCTCCCTGCCATTCCCCATTAGCTAAATGCCTAGGTATGTTGGTTACTTGGGAGTAAAGGATTGTACCTAGTGATTTTAAGGCCATCACTGAGCTTGCACATTAAATGTATTTCTATAACATATCATAATAATGCTAAACAATGGGAAAAAAAGATGTGTATTTGAAAATGTTGGAGCAtaaaaatggatgcccattctctGCCATTCTTCTTTAGCTAAATCCCTCGGTATCTGGTTACTAGGGAAGAAAGGATTTATAATGTATACCTAGTGAGTTTAAGGTCAACACTAAAGGTCACTGAGCTCGCACagtaaatttatttccaaaaggtatacatgtattgagaatgctttgacctaGGTTGATGAAAATTGGCATGGTGGTAACTGGTAACATATGAAAAAGAGAAGAGctgtattaattttaaggtcaaaggtcaaggtcatcagaGCTTGTATGAAGAAATTATGTTCTTCACGAtatctttaaaatgattttaCCTCTAATTATCTTAATTGGTATGCTTGTTCTTTGGGATAATACTATAATGCATggtgattttgaggtcaatgggtcaaaggtcatggtctcAAAAGCTTGTTAcaggaaaaaaaatcaacacataCTAACTTGAGAAGGCTTTGACCTATAATCATTCTTTTTAGTATAGTTGTTAATTGTGTGAAAAGTAAGAGACCTATTAAAATTGAGATCCTCAGGTTGAAGGTCACTTTAGACTGTATCATGACATTGTCAGTTCAATATCTAGAGAATTCTCACAATCATATAAATTAGCTTGCTGATTAGTCTTGAAAAAGAATGACCCAGATATCTTTTACAAAACAAGAGATCTGAAGTCAAGGTTGCAGGGCAAACTTTACTGCAAGTCATGTTGCATGTATGTTTTActaactttttttttcaggtgGAGTGAAGTCAGTAAAAATCCCCAAACAGAAAGGGTCAGACCTTGGAAAAGGCCTTGCCTACGTGGAGTTTAAAAGCACCATCAGTCATAGGGTATGATCTTATCTGCAGATGTAACCATATTTACTTTAATCAttgttatgcccccagtagggtggcatcaAGATATAGCAGTAACTGTTGAACTGTCCATCTGATTGTCAGTCTGTGcgccgtccgaaaacttttaacattggcaatagcttttgcaatattgaagatagcaacttcatatttggcaggcatgtgtatctcatgaagctgcacattttgagtggtgaaaggtcaaggtgatccttcaaggtcaaaagtcaaatacatGGTTTtaaagcgacgcagtagggggaattgtgtttctgacaaacacatctcttgttatagtgTGTCTTATTTATGCTGAAAGGCAATTTGAACACAAAACTTTTTGAATTCCTATTTATCAAAAATGGCTCGATATATCAAGTTGAAGCATCACAAATTGTTGTTTAAGAACATTTTCTACAAAGTTCCGAgaaaataattcatcaaattatTATGGTCTGACAATTCTGAACTACATGTGGTGTGGTTTCATTCTGCTGAATGTTCGAGTGGAAGGGTGAACACAATATTGATTTTCTTTGCATATTATTCTTAAATTAGGACATATACAATGGACAGACTGGTTGATTGTAAAAGCCCACATGTAGTTAAACATTACGGTCGTACTGCATTTGCAATACATGTACTACACAAGTATCAAATCAAGCATAACAAACTACCATCAAAATTACCTTttctaaaataacaaaacattataataatatatattattatgagtTTAACAAGGTTGCCAAGACACGACCTTCAACCCTTTGTAGTTTGCAGGAACTTAAATGGTCCTGTATATGGGTATGACTGAACATTCCATCAGCATTAAGCTTATATAACGGGTTCTCAATGAGATAATGGTGTAATTCTGTTGTCAGGCAATGAGTTGCTGAGAAAGCAGGAAAAGGTACTGATTTTCTGCTTGTTAGATTAAGATTAAATCGCCTCATTTGTGCAAAAAAGTACCAcatgccttcttatttcaatgtcacatggtacgtTTTTGCACCCAGGGACCGAAATGTTAAAATATGATTTGTAAGTTTATATTCCTAATATTTTAAAAAACTTGCCTagaaattatataaatgtaaGTGCTGGGTTAGAAGTTTCTTTGGGTGAATTACATTCATATCAATGTGTATTGTAAGTCatagaataaatattattattttggtaCCAGACCACACAAATAACAAATCTTAATTTTTGCTTAGTAAATATAAAGCCAGAACACTTGAGAAAGTTGCAGTATTCTGATGTGTATTGTTCACCATGTAATTCAAAGATGTGAGTTTGATACCAAAGTCATTACCCTTCATTATGATATCTCTCTAAAAACACCAACTACTCATTATATTCAGTAAACAATTAAGAATGGCTTAATCATCCAACAAACAGCACAATCACATTTAAAGATCTAATATCTAccaaaagaaaaatattgtgtatgaCAATTTTGTGTAACCAAAATAACTGATAAccggtttaaccctttcagtgcgggaaccgaattttgaaggcctttgcaaacagtttggatcctgatgagacgccacagaacgtggcgtctcatcaggatccaaactgtttgctattcttatagtattctttgaaaaaaatcgaagaaaatgctaattttagaaattcagcagacgacattttagcagaagacaaattacccagcatgcaaaggtttaacaAGCTCCCTGCTCATAACAATTCTCTACAGTATGCATCTCACTGAACAGAAAATACTTTCAACCATTTCTAAATATGTCTTTAGCTTGGAGTTAGGCTACACAACACTACACTTGCCGGCAAAAAAATCTGTGTGGACTTTGCACCGGATGGGAAGCTGACAGAGCGGAAGTTGACAGAGACCATTCAACAAAAGGAGGAGAAAAAGGAAATAAAGATGCCTTTTGACACTTGAACCAATGGTTGAAGAAGCTAGTACAAAGAATTTTTTGGAAATTCTTACCCATTTTCTTGGTTCATCACCTCTTTAAAATATCTGAGAATAGAAGATCGAATTCAATTTTTCAAGCCACTGCTTCAAGCAATGAGCCAAGCTTCTGTTTCCTGTATGATACTGCAGGAGAAGCACCAAAATAAGTAGTTCTTTAACAAATTGCTAGTTtctattttcaaaatttaaattataaattaaatagctTGAACTTATAATTGTGTTAGTTTTTACGAAATAAATTTGCTTTTTGTCAATATGACTATTTAAGGTTGCTATTAAATTTGGTTGAAGTGACTAAAATTGTGTATTGGTGCGTAAAAAACAGACAATAGCCCAAGCTACCTTACTACACATGTATGTTCTTTTCAtagtatttacatgtacatgtgagaTAAAGTGTCTAAGTTGACATTTCAGAATTGTAGCCATTAAGCAAATGGCTACAATAGGTGTATTTGAACAAAAGtacacttatttatttttttggcaaGAAAGATAGCTCATCGTGTAAATACATATAAGCATCTGATTTGTTGGTGCTATATTGTGGGAAAGTGCTATTGATgttgaatgtatatatatatatatatcagggatcatatttttttcggttttgtcggtcctagaccgattggggtcgtgaaagaccgattgaaaatcccaaacagtcggtccgattctgtgtgctaaaattcccatgtcatgaaatcgattacacagtgcacatgctaacatagatctaccctaattacattcttatctcgagtAGGTGTGAAAACCATTCActgtctctaaaccggtcaggaccagtttattgcgtgtcatccgactagtatcagagtatgaccccaagcagcgaaaattcgcgcggttgtgtattagtcatgcgtgaataaccccgtgtctaCATccatcgataatttcactggctagcacactaatcggtccgttatgtgtaaaatcgttgacagttacttcggagatgaaaacttcaatgttcataatcctcgtggaaagtgtgcatttcatgcatggtacagtaaactttcatataaacaaagaagaaaatcggatattctgcaataattcataattattgtgggcggaccttatacactgaaaacacgcgctgtaactaaacaaaacatgccgatacattttccaccagcgtaataatccggcaataaataaatgaaagttgcggatctgattggcagaacagccgaaagttatttttatgggcggaaatTCACacaaaatagtacacaagaaaaataatatacattgtataaatcttttgtaaaaatcgtgttagaatcaaaataattcgtgtacttaattgtttgttgttgaataactcacgaccggaagtttagatgcgtggtttcaaatcactcgtgcttcgcactcgtgatttaatccctacgcatcttaaatATCGGCCGTGGTTTTTTTTGACaataaactataacgtacacgaattatttctcaactatttttttgttgttgccagtatccaacctacgcacagacatttgttaagttcagtgcatgtatgtaagctattattgagtcgacaacgatttaaaacatcggtatagacttacacagataaataatagatattgacaacgatgaaaaaaagtccgatacaacagcacacgaaacaacaataaaagagaaaaaaatatcataaaatcaattgaaaaaactcgtatgttccgttaaaAAAAGATGCCAAAGGCaattaaacttgtacatttattataccaccttcatgaatggcaaaatcaatggtatatatgttcacgtaatttgtcatgatttccgatataaattttcggacactttttccccatttaaatccagaccgattgatgttgcgggaaaatatgatccctgatatatatatatatatatactgcatGTAACTGAACCTGTCTCTGTGTAGTATGTTTTGAGATTAATTTATGTATTGTAATGTtgtgcatatttatttctatgtcaaaatatttatggctctatattatgtatttaaatgcACTTAGTAAGTTAGTTTTGACAGTTATACCCAAATTGTGTACCTTTTTTGAGACataatacatttttagctcacctgat of Dreissena polymorpha isolate Duluth1 chromosome 15, UMN_Dpol_1.0, whole genome shotgun sequence contains these proteins:
- the LOC127860486 gene encoding uncharacterized protein LOC127860486, which produces MGKVAQDKQKPLTNSKAQRLTRARIAASNVPVKSQEIAKTIKTDTKPSKTKMKQVNHAHSKKSPNASLVTKSENNDIGIKDDIAVSVVSKKTKYSNTTVESSDDSNGPPAKKPKYQYVDAVEKLENSTSAFVPKKLVLVVGNLPEEVTKEQLMEHFKRTGGVKSVKIPKQKGSDLGKGLAYVEFKSTISHRLGVRLHNTTLAGKKICVDFAPDGKLTERKLTETIQQKEEKKEIKMPFDT